The genome window TCTTTTTTATTATATCAATTCCTTATCCAGGAAATATTATCTGATGAACAGCAGCTCACGATACTTTGGCAATGTCCAAAGTTCATCGGCTACGAGAAGCTCGAGCTTGTCTATCTGATAACGGATTTCCTCCATCTTTGGAGCTACCGTGTCGTGATATGCTACTGCCTTCTCGCGCTCACTCTCTATCTTGTTGGCTACCTTGCGGGCATCTACCAATGCCTCTACACCACGCTCTATTGCCTCGGTGCGCTCGGCTATCTCACGGATAATCTTCACGTTGCGGGCAGTCAGCTTCTTGCCTTCCTCGCCACCGAAGATGTGAATCATGCCCTCTACATTCTTTGCCAGACGGCTCTGATAGTGGGTTGCCACTGGGATGATGTGGTTCATGGTCAGGTCGCCCATCACACGAGCCTCAATCTGAATCTTCTTGGTATAGGTCTCCCACTTCACCTCGTTGCGCGCCTTCAACTCGCTCTCGCTCATCACGTTGGTCTTGGCAAACATCTCGATGCTTTCCTTGTCCAGATAACGGTCGAAGACTACCGGGCAGGATGCCTCGCAGTCCAAGCCTCGCTTCTGAGCCTCTTCCTTCCACTCATCTGAATAGCCGTTGCCGTCGAAGCGGATAGGCTTGCAGGTTTTGATATCCTCGCGTACAATATCTATAATAGCCGATGTCTGGTCCTCGCCCTTTGCTATCAAGGCATCTACACGAGCCTTGAAATTTTCGAGAGCCTCAGCTACGGCAGCATTCAGTACGATGAGGGATGACGCACAGTTGGCCTCTGAACCTACGGCACGGAACTCGAAACGGTTTCCGGTGAAGGCGAATGGAGAGGTACGGTTGCGGTCGGTGTTATCGATCATCAGCTCCGGAATCTCAGGGATATCCAGCTCCATACCTTTCTTGCCAGCCAGGGCGAAGAGTTCTTCCTTGTCTGCCTTTTCGATATGGTCGAGCAGATCGGTGAGCTGCTTTCCGAGGAATGAAGAGATGATGGCTGGTGGTGCCTCGTTGGCTCCCAGACGATGGGCATTGGTAGCACTCATGATAGATGCCTTCAGCAGTCCATTGTGCTTGTAAACGCCCATCAGGGTCTCTACGATGAAGACTACGAAGCGAAGGTTATCCTCTGGTGTCTTGCCTGCAGCATGGAGCAGTACGCCAGTATCGGTGCAGAGACTCCAGTTGTTGTGCTTGCCCGAACCGTTGACGCCTGCGAATGGCTTCTCGTGAAGGAGTACACGGAAACTGTGCTTATGAGCCACACGCTTCATCAGACTCATCAGGAGCATATTATGGTCTACGGCAAGATTGCACTCCTCATAGATAGGCGCCAGCTCAAACTGGTTTGGTGCCACCTCGTTATGACGGGTCTTGCAAGGGATGCCGAGTTCAAGTGCCTGGATTTCCAGATCCTTCATGAAAGCCTGCACACGCTCAGGGATTGTTCCGAAATAGTGGTCGTCCATCTGCTGGTTCTTCGCAGAGTCGTGTCCCATCAGGGTACGGCCTGTAAGCATCAGGTCAGGGCGAGCCGAATAGAGACTCTCATCTACCAGGAAGTACTCCTGCTCCCATCCGAGATTGGTCTGCACCTTCTTCACCTGAGGGTAAAAATAGTGGCACACCTCGGTAGCCGCCTCACTCAGAGTATGGAGCGAGCGGAGCAATGGAGCCTTGTAGTCCAAAGCCTCTCCGGTATAAGATATAAAGATGGTAGGGATACAGAGGGTATCGTCGATGATGAACACAGGCGATGTTGGATCCCATGCAGAATAGCCACGAGCCTCGAAGGTGTTGCGGATACCGCCGTTAGGGAATGAGCTGGCATCAGGTTCCTGCTGGACAAGCAATTTGCCAGAGAATTCCTCAATCATACCACCCTTTCCGTCATGCTCCACGAAGGCATCATGCTTC of Segatella copri contains these proteins:
- a CDS encoding glutamine synthetase III family protein, encoding MANLRFEVVAEAFKKRPVEVEAPKVRPSEYFAKYVFNRQKMYKYLPSDVYEKLIDVIDNGTRLDRSIADAVAAGMKLWAEENGVTHYTHWFQPLTEGTAEKHDAFVEHDGKGGMIEEFSGKLLVQQEPDASSFPNGGIRNTFEARGYSAWDPTSPVFIIDDTLCIPTIFISYTGEALDYKAPLLRSLHTLSEAATEVCHYFYPQVKKVQTNLGWEQEYFLVDESLYSARPDLMLTGRTLMGHDSAKNQQMDDHYFGTIPERVQAFMKDLEIQALELGIPCKTRHNEVAPNQFELAPIYEECNLAVDHNMLLMSLMKRVAHKHSFRVLLHEKPFAGVNGSGKHNNWSLCTDTGVLLHAAGKTPEDNLRFVVFIVETLMGVYKHNGLLKASIMSATNAHRLGANEAPPAIISSFLGKQLTDLLDHIEKADKEELFALAGKKGMELDIPEIPELMIDNTDRNRTSPFAFTGNRFEFRAVGSEANCASSLIVLNAAVAEALENFKARVDALIAKGEDQTSAIIDIVREDIKTCKPIRFDGNGYSDEWKEEAQKRGLDCEASCPVVFDRYLDKESIEMFAKTNVMSESELKARNEVKWETYTKKIQIEARVMGDLTMNHIIPVATHYQSRLAKNVEGMIHIFGGEEGKKLTARNVKIIREIAERTEAIERGVEALVDARKVANKIESEREKAVAYHDTVAPKMEEIRYQIDKLELLVADELWTLPKYRELLFIR